The following proteins come from a genomic window of Acinetobacter sp. SAAs474:
- a CDS encoding TcfC E-set like domain-containing protein, with the protein MSVLSYAGEKRIVVGDYTFPEVLSSALAQGISIPVYLKYTEDASIQQGKSEQKVADAKIIYKNDQLYVEAIDFNGYQQTTTLSSALKDRLQTLDQSFNHSMQIKVNDDSTLNMNLESMYLELAVDRNALATSLIPRSDVLAEATSNEIASILNYRFGYSYNEYDSLSNSSNYLSLDSVSSYKEHHVNLNGSIYGIGTSNVQSNLYRAMYERDFAGRRLAAGMMDTWSMQSIASLSALSTSKIYGFSYGTKSNTVIEDNKQSLTPIVVFLPSAGTVQIYRDGRLLSIQNFSMGSHEIDTSNFPYGIYNVELKTIIDGQETTTTAQVNKSYGRSSSVTGKLDWQLFGGMLEYYKQDQNNSLYLNTVSKQDTWLMGAALAKNYNVLSGLALRSTFYAFDENAVAEAQTTLSFNPNTNITAQAMLATDSSYLGSIALSYNLPQGYGSVWGSYNKSAQGNKLYFTENHGFDAGLSFNFKQLYQRLGFLNVSYSKSLLREYSNTNMEYFQNLFNTRYANISLRTGIQKSTYESQRSDQDKYIFVDVSLPISRWFSAGISSRNSNLLANASYKQNFSNSIINGIGVDVKQVIKRENDYLNQDDFSASAYLSYQTTINSGTLSASASAHSKNFNYTTQGSIASSNFSIGLGNNNFGSGVLINTGLPRGTKMSALINGQDYTLSGNRNFIPLAPYKKYTVELRSDKNSMDSVSIGQGRKNTVVLYPGNVAKIKPDVKQMVTIFGRIRYPDGEIASHVQLNNHIGKTKTDFNGEFSLDVDKKYPVITIVKENGDICESTLSLKEQQGVAWLGEISCIYKAASHGKDNLEARRYD; encoded by the coding sequence GTGTCGGTATTATCTTATGCTGGAGAAAAACGTATTGTTGTCGGGGATTATACCTTTCCAGAGGTATTGTCGAGCGCTTTGGCGCAGGGAATTAGCATCCCTGTGTATTTAAAATATACAGAAGATGCCTCAATACAACAGGGTAAGAGTGAGCAGAAAGTTGCTGATGCAAAAATTATTTATAAAAATGATCAATTATATGTTGAGGCAATTGATTTTAATGGTTATCAGCAAACCACAACCCTATCATCAGCGTTAAAAGATCGTTTACAGACTCTTGATCAAAGCTTTAATCATAGTATGCAGATTAAGGTAAATGATGATTCAACATTAAATATGAATCTCGAATCGATGTATCTGGAATTGGCCGTAGATCGTAATGCATTAGCAACGAGTTTAATTCCACGTTCAGATGTGTTGGCTGAAGCGACATCAAATGAAATTGCTTCCATTTTAAATTATCGTTTTGGTTATTCTTATAATGAATATGATAGTTTATCAAATTCTTCCAATTATTTAAGTTTGGACAGCGTAAGTTCTTATAAAGAGCATCATGTCAATTTAAATGGTTCTATTTATGGGATTGGAACGAGTAACGTACAAAGCAATTTATATCGGGCCATGTATGAGCGTGATTTTGCGGGACGTCGTTTAGCTGCAGGGATGATGGATACCTGGAGTATGCAATCGATTGCCAGTTTATCTGCACTGAGTACCAGTAAGATTTATGGTTTCAGCTATGGGACTAAAAGTAATACAGTGATTGAAGATAATAAACAGTCTTTAACCCCTATTGTGGTGTTTTTACCTAGCGCTGGAACGGTACAGATTTACCGTGATGGTCGTTTATTAAGTATTCAAAATTTCTCCATGGGAAGTCATGAAATTGACACCTCTAACTTTCCTTATGGTATCTATAATGTTGAATTAAAAACCATTATTGATGGTCAGGAAACTACCACAACGGCTCAGGTCAATAAATCTTATGGGCGTAGTTCTAGTGTCACTGGTAAATTGGATTGGCAATTATTTGGTGGAATGCTGGAATATTATAAACAAGACCAGAATAATAGTCTTTATTTAAATACAGTCAGTAAACAAGATACTTGGTTGATGGGTGCAGCTCTGGCTAAAAACTATAATGTACTTTCTGGTTTGGCATTGAGATCCACGTTTTATGCATTTGATGAAAATGCTGTTGCAGAAGCACAAACAACTTTATCCTTTAATCCAAATACCAATATTACAGCACAAGCAATGCTGGCGACAGATTCTTCTTATTTAGGATCAATTGCATTAAGTTATAACTTACCACAAGGCTATGGTAGTGTTTGGGGATCTTATAATAAAAGTGCACAAGGCAATAAACTATATTTTACGGAAAATCATGGCTTTGATGCAGGTTTGAGTTTTAACTTTAAACAACTTTATCAACGCCTTGGTTTTTTAAATGTCAGTTATTCTAAAAGCTTATTACGTGAGTATTCCAATACCAATATGGAATATTTTCAAAACTTATTTAATACCCGTTATGCCAATATCAGTTTAAGAACGGGAATACAAAAATCGACTTATGAGAGTCAGCGTTCGGATCAAGATAAATATATTTTTGTTGATGTCAGTTTACCAATTTCACGCTGGTTTAGTGCGGGGATCAGTAGCCGTAACAGTAATTTATTGGCTAATGCCAGTTATAAACAGAATTTTAGCAATAGCATCATTAATGGTATTGGTGTTGATGTTAAACAAGTTATTAAAAGAGAAAATGATTATTTAAATCAAGATGATTTCTCTGCATCTGCGTATTTATCTTATCAAACCACCATTAACTCAGGCACTTTATCTGCCAGTGCATCGGCACATAGTAAAAACTTTAACTATACTACCCAAGGCTCGATTGCCAGTTCGAATTTCTCGATCGGGCTTGGAAATAATAATTTTGGTTCTGGCGTGTTGATCAATACCGGTTTACCTCGTGGTACCAAAATGTCGGCATTGATTAATGGTCAAGATTATACCTTAAGTGGCAATCGTAATTTTATTCCATTGGCACCTTATAAAAAATATACCGTTGAATTAAGAAGTGATAAAAACTCAATGGATAGTGTCAGTATTGGTCAGGGACGTAAAAATACCGTGGTGTTATATCCAGGCAATGTGGCCAAAATTAAACCTGATGTGAAACAGATGGTAACGATTTTTGGGCGTATTCGTTATCCAGATGGCGAAATTGCATCACATGTTCAGCTCAATAACCACATTGGTAAAACCAAAACCGATTTTAATGGTGAATTCTCTTTAGATGTCGATAAAAAATATCCAGTGATTACCATTGTTAAAGAAAATGGTGATATTTGTGAATCAACTTTATCATTGAAAGAACAACAAGGTGTGGCTTGGTTGGGTGAAATCTCTTGTATATATAAAGCAGCCAGTCATGGTAAAGATAATTTAGAGGCACGTCGTTATGATTAA
- a CDS encoding common pilus major fimbrillin subunit EcpA has protein sequence MKNIFTKLALLSSSIVLASSAMADVTASATATWDATAVKDTTSVLVVTPLKSLNFQYAEGLEAFNTQTGAFDITIQGQSGATDFELTSKLISNTLTRGSDASTLDVGVAWNGTKLDKTTPTTLINTTNGTTAGLDALAQSSKYSVIEKNTNKPVRSSAQGNFVFSIDGATSNGADNVEFSDLADGMWNGEVSVQFTALWTVPEQES, from the coding sequence ATGAAAAATATTTTTACAAAATTAGCGTTATTATCTTCTTCTATTGTTTTGGCTTCTTCTGCTATGGCTGACGTAACAGCATCAGCAACAGCTACTTGGGATGCTACCGCTGTTAAAGATACGACTTCTGTTTTGGTTGTAACCCCATTAAAATCTTTAAACTTCCAGTATGCAGAAGGCTTAGAAGCATTTAATACTCAAACTGGTGCTTTTGATATCACGATTCAGGGACAAAGTGGAGCAACAGATTTTGAGCTTACCTCAAAATTAATTAGTAATACCTTAACACGTGGCTCTGATGCGTCTACTTTAGACGTGGGTGTGGCATGGAATGGTACCAAATTAGATAAAACTACCCCAACGACTTTAATTAATACTACAAATGGTACCACTGCTGGTTTAGATGCACTTGCACAATCATCTAAGTATAGTGTTATAGAAAAGAATACTAATAAGCCTGTTCGATCATCTGCTCAAGGTAATTTTGTATTTAGCATTGATGGTGCTACTTCTAATGGTGCTGATAACGTAGAGTTTTCTGACTTAGCTGATGGAATGTGGAATGGTGAAGTTTCAGTGCAGTTTACTGCATTATGGACTGTGCCAGAACAAGAGAGTTAA
- a CDS encoding alpha/beta hydrolase encodes MSDLPFLNPKDLQQLDLPIPSREMTLEKLEKLNLNRVYIPNVHIQAYRKLYGFDRLNCEHWQGYVEMPLFKLHVQVFTPQLAGSRFHRIQGTVALLHGYLEHSGIYQPIIQELLEQGFSVLTYDLPGHGLSNGSPANIADFDHYQQVLETIYHYVKNADQLPQPWVGIGQSTGGAIWMHHVLQYAERRQNPFIERILLLSPLIRPAKTAWWHNTIGLSIIRRIKREVPRHFRRNNHNPEFLRFIRLKDPLQPKMMGMGWILAMSKWMREMEDRPACRIPVWLAQGALDQTVDWKYNIDFIREKFRLQTLLILEEGSHQLINERKDIRAALTGLIPAFLHAQSGRRYYE; translated from the coding sequence ATGTCTGATTTGCCATTTTTAAATCCAAAAGATTTACAGCAACTTGATTTGCCCATCCCTAGTCGGGAAATGACATTAGAAAAATTGGAAAAATTAAATTTAAACCGTGTATATATCCCTAATGTGCATATTCAGGCATATCGTAAACTGTATGGCTTTGATCGATTAAATTGCGAGCATTGGCAAGGCTATGTTGAAATGCCACTTTTTAAATTGCATGTGCAAGTTTTTACACCACAACTCGCGGGGAGTCGATTTCATCGAATACAGGGTACAGTTGCACTTTTACATGGTTATTTGGAACATAGTGGTATTTATCAACCGATTATTCAGGAATTATTGGAGCAAGGTTTTAGTGTTTTAACCTATGATTTACCTGGACATGGTTTAAGTAATGGTTCACCTGCCAATATCGCAGATTTTGATCATTATCAACAGGTTTTAGAAACTATTTATCACTATGTTAAAAATGCAGATCAATTACCACAGCCTTGGGTTGGTATTGGTCAAAGTACTGGTGGTGCAATCTGGATGCACCATGTTTTGCAGTATGCTGAACGTCGGCAAAATCCCTTTATTGAAAGAATTTTATTACTTTCTCCTTTAATACGTCCGGCCAAAACAGCGTGGTGGCATAACACGATTGGCTTAAGTATTATCCGTCGTATTAAGCGTGAAGTGCCTCGTCATTTTAGACGTAATAATCATAATCCAGAGTTTTTACGATTTATTCGTTTAAAAGATCCTCTACAACCAAAAATGATGGGAATGGGTTGGATTTTAGCGATGTCAAAATGGATGCGGGAAATGGAGGATCGTCCTGCTTGCCGTATTCCGGTATGGCTAGCACAAGGTGCTTTAGATCAAACGGTAGATTGGAAATACAATATTGATTTTATACGAGAGAAATTTAGGTTACAAACATTACTAATTTTGGAAGAAGGCTCACATCAGTTAATTAATGAGCGTAAAGATATTCGTGCTGCTTTAACAGGATTGATTCCAGCATTTTTACATGCTCAATCAGGCCGACGTTATTATGAATAA
- a CDS encoding YdcF family protein: MKKVDWMVRIVQVAAALFVLIGCLVLFVYSPFYSKAIVKLLNSFVSVEVNQIAAKSQKLGELNDDDTLEPGSNLWIARQAYLKLLEEDIQQHNSQNITLLQQRYKILIHLINQENLQEKEAGSAVQVPMTSPHASSEAEADRALAVRELLELNSSENKELMDKYRIFLSTHQVQQHDLGTTDYRSKDLNLTEEINDMPDQSDAHRSIQQSKPYAIVVLGGGLALDQKTKNIVVNQYTRLRLEKTLEIEKQYHLPIVLSGVEAPYMQQWLKERGVNAKLLENRSMNTCENTRFSSLLLQKKGGAPTVILITDQYHMPRTRRLFALNGIETIPVEAPIPTQLTTWRPSAQNYDHSRRANYELLATVRDVIFGLSDCREIP; encoded by the coding sequence ATGAAGAAAGTCGATTGGATGGTGCGGATAGTACAAGTTGCAGCAGCACTTTTTGTACTTATCGGCTGTCTGGTACTTTTTGTTTATTCGCCTTTTTATTCTAAAGCGATTGTTAAGCTCTTGAATAGCTTTGTCTCAGTAGAAGTGAACCAAATAGCAGCTAAAAGTCAGAAGCTCGGTGAGTTAAATGATGATGATACATTGGAACCGGGATCAAATCTTTGGATTGCACGACAAGCATATCTAAAATTGTTGGAAGAAGATATTCAACAACATAACTCGCAAAATATAACGTTGTTACAACAACGTTATAAAATATTGATTCATTTAATTAATCAGGAAAATCTTCAAGAAAAAGAAGCGGGTTCGGCAGTCCAAGTCCCTATGACTTCACCGCATGCTAGTTCTGAAGCAGAGGCTGATCGTGCTTTAGCTGTGCGTGAGTTACTTGAGCTCAATAGTTCTGAAAATAAAGAACTTATGGATAAATATCGTATATTTTTGTCGACACATCAAGTGCAACAGCATGATTTGGGTACAACAGATTATCGTTCTAAAGATCTGAACTTAACTGAAGAAATTAATGATATGCCTGATCAAAGTGATGCGCACCGATCTATTCAACAGTCGAAACCTTATGCTATTGTTGTATTGGGAGGCGGCTTGGCACTGGATCAAAAAACCAAAAATATTGTCGTTAACCAATACACACGGCTGCGTTTAGAAAAAACCTTAGAGATAGAAAAACAATATCATTTACCTATTGTATTAAGTGGGGTAGAAGCACCCTATATGCAACAATGGCTTAAAGAACGGGGGGTGAATGCTAAATTGCTTGAAAATAGAAGCATGAATACCTGTGAAAATACTCGTTTCAGTTCATTATTGTTACAAAAAAAAGGTGGAGCGCCAACGGTTATTTTAATTACTGATCAATACCATATGCCTAGAACGCGTCGATTATTTGCTTTAAATGGTATTGAAACAATTCCTGTTGAAGCACCGATACCTACTCAATTAACCACTTGGCGTCCTAGTGCGCAAAATTATGACCATAGTCGTCGGGCAAATTATGAATTACTTGCCACTGTTCGTGATGTCATATTTGGTTTAAGCGATTGTCGAGAGATTCCATAA
- the murB gene encoding UDP-N-acetylmuramate dehydrogenase: MKIEKDVQLRSFNTLNLNSSVTHYVKIHSIDDLPLAFDYAQTHQLNCMILSGGSNVLLPEKIHALLLHIDIQGITQINEDPYSVLLKVGAGQRWHDFVLWTTSQNLFGLQNLALIPGLVGAAPVQNIGAYGVEAGEFIDSVQVYDCVEKKIKTIQQKDCQFSYRYSIFKHDPQRYVITHVNFKLFKQENLKLDYGDLKAAVGENRTGLNLQHQVIKIRQSKLPDPQIYPNVGSFFKNPIISQQQFDILFHNINAVPHYPQANHQIKVAAGWLIEHAHWKGKRLGPVGMFDKQALVLVNYADATFIDVQHTYMAVQRDVYDQFGIILEPEPVLFNDIGQIVAHSTALETLQ; the protein is encoded by the coding sequence ATGAAAATTGAAAAAGATGTACAGCTTCGGTCTTTTAATACATTAAACTTAAACAGTTCTGTCACGCACTATGTCAAAATTCATTCTATTGATGATCTGCCATTAGCTTTTGATTATGCACAGACACATCAGTTGAATTGTATGATTTTATCTGGTGGAAGTAATGTTTTATTGCCAGAAAAAATACATGCTTTACTGTTGCATATTGATATTCAAGGGATTACTCAAATAAATGAAGATCCATATAGCGTATTGTTAAAGGTAGGTGCTGGCCAACGGTGGCATGATTTTGTGCTATGGACAACATCGCAAAATTTATTTGGATTACAAAATTTAGCGCTCATTCCTGGTTTAGTGGGTGCCGCACCTGTACAAAATATTGGTGCCTATGGTGTTGAAGCTGGAGAGTTTATTGATTCTGTTCAGGTTTATGATTGTGTTGAGAAAAAAATTAAAACGATTCAACAAAAAGATTGTCAGTTTTCATATCGATACAGTATTTTTAAACATGATCCTCAACGTTATGTGATTACACATGTTAATTTTAAATTATTTAAACAGGAAAATTTAAAACTTGACTATGGTGATTTAAAAGCAGCAGTGGGTGAGAACCGTACCGGTTTAAATTTACAACATCAGGTGATTAAAATCCGTCAAAGTAAGTTACCTGATCCTCAAATTTATCCGAATGTAGGAAGTTTTTTTAAAAATCCAATTATTTCACAACAGCAATTTGATATATTATTTCATAACATCAATGCTGTACCGCATTATCCTCAGGCTAATCATCAAATTAAGGTGGCAGCAGGTTGGTTGATTGAACATGCACACTGGAAAGGTAAGCGGCTTGGCCCTGTAGGAATGTTTGATAAACAAGCATTGGTATTAGTGAATTATGCAGACGCAACATTTATTGATGTACAACATACTTATATGGCTGTACAACGTGATGTTTATGATCAATTTGGAATTATTTTAGAGCCTGAACCCGTATTGTTTAATGATATCGGACAGATTGTGGCACATTCTACAGCATTGGAAACATTGCAATGA
- a CDS encoding low molecular weight protein-tyrosine-phosphatase — MSSKTPYKVLCVCLGNICRSPTAEVVLKHFCDEQDLNIIIDSAGTSNAHPDQAPDLRSQQHAAKRGYDLSTLRARQLQLRDFMAFDLILAMDLENLAHIEKLKQIALDQFEEKHLKAKIALMSQYDTQYPQQEIPDPYYGDASGFERVLDQCESSSQAWVNIFKTMNV, encoded by the coding sequence ATGTCATCCAAAACGCCATATAAGGTGTTATGTGTTTGTTTAGGTAATATTTGTCGTTCTCCAACAGCAGAAGTTGTACTTAAACATTTTTGTGATGAGCAAGACTTAAATATAATCATTGATTCTGCTGGAACCAGTAATGCTCATCCTGATCAGGCGCCTGACTTAAGAAGTCAGCAACATGCAGCAAAACGTGGTTATGACTTATCGACACTCCGCGCACGACAATTACAATTACGCGATTTTATGGCGTTTGATCTGATTTTGGCAATGGATTTAGAAAATTTGGCGCATATAGAAAAACTTAAACAAATCGCATTAGATCAATTTGAAGAAAAGCATCTTAAAGCCAAAATTGCCTTGATGAGTCAATATGATACTCAATATCCTCAACAAGAAATTCCTGATCCTTATTATGGTGATGCGTCAGGGTTTGAGCGTGTATTAGACCAATGTGAGTCGAGTAGTCAAGCATGGGTAAATATTTTTAAAACGATGAATGTTTAA
- a CDS encoding TetR/AcrR family transcriptional regulator, which yields MRIKEFDPEKVADSAMEVFWRKGFFATSIQDLVDETGLSRSSLYSTFKNKEELYQHALYRYQLKTQANIDLLSSTGSVKKIINQFFSQIIEDEITDIENRGCLIANASLELAGQDAKVAKTVTYNFERLKKALEKLIIRGQQSGEIKKDHSAHALALFFVNTIQGIRVLSQGCDTQNRQEYLSSIVETALNIL from the coding sequence ATGCGTATAAAAGAATTTGATCCAGAAAAAGTTGCCGATTCTGCTATGGAGGTTTTTTGGCGTAAAGGTTTTTTTGCGACTTCAATCCAAGATTTAGTCGATGAAACTGGATTATCACGTAGTAGTTTATATAGTACTTTTAAAAATAAAGAAGAATTGTATCAACACGCTTTATATCGTTACCAACTCAAAACACAAGCTAATATTGATTTATTATCAAGTACAGGTTCTGTAAAAAAAATAATCAACCAATTTTTTTCGCAAATTATTGAAGATGAAATAACCGATATTGAAAATCGTGGTTGTCTCATCGCTAATGCTAGTTTGGAACTGGCTGGTCAAGATGCAAAAGTTGCTAAAACAGTAACATATAACTTTGAAAGGCTAAAAAAAGCATTAGAAAAATTAATCATACGTGGGCAGCAATCAGGTGAAATAAAGAAGGATCATTCTGCACATGCACTGGCACTTTTTTTCGTAAATACTATTCAGGGAATAAGAGTTTTAAGTCAGGGATGTGATACACAAAATCGTCAAGAATACTTATCTAGTATTGTTGAGACCGCGTTAAATATACTCTAA
- a CDS encoding MFS transporter → MNDLQQPQLPIWTLLAFTLAGFITIMTEIIPAGLLPLISHDLHVSESLAGQLISVYAFGSVVTAIPVIFATRSWSRKYLFLFAISGLFIFNSLTAISSNYFLILFLRFLSGMAAGIMWGVLAGYARNIVAINLQGRAMAIVGIGQPIALCIGVPIGTWLGNLLGWRGVFLIISGLTAGLIIWVQTQLPHVQGKSNSQKISIKEVLYHPGICSILAVIFLWILAHNILYTFISPYLVSVNLSKYLDFILFIFGISSILGIWITGIFIDKILRKLVLINLLGFTCAVLLMGILSNQIWAIIIGVALWGITFGGAPTLLQTAIADTAGDHVDIAQSMLVTVFNLAVAGGGIAGGILLKEFGISSFFISMAFLSLMGLLIVFLAKKHGFKSGSRVIES, encoded by the coding sequence ATGAACGATTTACAACAACCCCAATTACCAATATGGACGTTATTGGCATTTACGCTTGCGGGTTTTATTACCATCATGACTGAAATTATTCCAGCCGGTTTATTGCCCTTAATAAGCCATGATTTACATGTATCAGAATCTCTAGCTGGTCAATTAATTTCAGTCTACGCATTTGGATCAGTCGTGACAGCTATCCCTGTTATTTTTGCAACACGGAGTTGGTCAAGAAAATACCTATTCCTGTTTGCAATCAGTGGTCTTTTTATTTTTAACAGCCTTACAGCAATATCATCAAACTACTTCCTTATACTGTTTTTGCGCTTTCTTTCAGGGATGGCGGCTGGAATTATGTGGGGAGTTCTAGCGGGTTATGCACGCAACATAGTCGCTATAAATTTACAAGGTAGAGCCATGGCTATTGTTGGGATTGGTCAACCTATTGCTTTATGTATAGGAGTACCTATCGGGACATGGCTAGGTAATCTGTTGGGTTGGCGTGGCGTATTTTTGATTATTTCAGGTTTAACGGCAGGCTTAATCATTTGGGTTCAAACACAGCTTCCTCATGTTCAGGGAAAATCAAACAGCCAAAAGATATCGATTAAAGAGGTTTTATACCATCCTGGAATCTGCTCAATTTTAGCTGTAATTTTTTTATGGATATTGGCGCATAATATTCTTTATACTTTCATTTCACCCTATTTAGTCTCTGTTAATCTCAGTAAATATCTTGATTTTATTTTATTCATATTTGGTATAAGTTCTATTTTAGGAATTTGGATCACAGGTATTTTTATTGATAAGATATTACGAAAATTAGTATTGATAAATTTACTGGGCTTCACCTGTGCTGTTCTTTTAATGGGGATATTAAGTAATCAAATTTGGGCCATCATCATCGGTGTGGCTTTATGGGGAATTACTTTTGGGGGTGCACCAACCTTACTACAGACAGCTATTGCGGATACTGCTGGTGATCATGTTGATATTGCTCAATCTATGTTAGTGACAGTTTTTAACTTGGCTGTCGCGGGCGGTGGTATTGCTGGAGGAATTCTGCTAAAAGAATTCGGTATCAGCTCATTTTTCATCAGTATGGCTTTTTTATCCCTAATGGGCTTATTAATTGTATTTTTAGCGAAAAAACATGGTTTTAAATCAGGATCTCGAGTAATTGAATCTTGA
- the dnaX gene encoding DNA polymerase III subunit gamma/tau, with protein MYQVLARKYRPRNFNELVGQNHVSRALTSALERGRLHHAYLFTGTRGVGKTTIARILAKCLNCETGVTATPCEVCPTCKAVNEGRFIDLIEIDAASRTKVEDTRELLDNVPYAPTQGRFKVYLIDEVHMLSTHSFNALLKTLEEPPEHVKFLFATTDPHKLPITVISRCLQFTLRPLAIDEITQHLNQVLSTESIVADSDAIWQIAESAQGSLRDALSLTDQAIAYGQGEIHHQDIKEMLGLIDRTIIYDLILSIHQNQPARVSALLLQFRQQALDVSLVLDQLISTLHELALLQYLPDLALKYSHEVNQKIMQLSSLISAADLQLYYQIACKGRAELQLAVTQEQGFEMCVLRLLAFRPISVNELPDQASQPSLATHSQPLVEMLQPTSDDVFEMENTTAASVVENAPSPVAMVAQPSSVFTPSEENENHQNLCKVSDDHSLKHNDDIQLQQCQDQQAQSESIVFDATSDELLFGLDIASSEVTDIQQHCDNDVVLEDFSVESSISESHQLVSKQTMAIDCNTEQSVMESLWEETAVDSDRDIAIPQDESPLITVASSCMPQDILRLSEQDLHGEWTVEKWEYWFRYAELSPAVQELAQHGIMTGNINGESIFHIPEQYQALLDQLQVYLEQALQQQWPQTVFGVKYENLTCTTPYTLLNQRKQKAFQRASELLHHDSVVQSLIHNFDAELHNIQLK; from the coding sequence ATGTATCAAGTACTTGCACGAAAATATCGTCCACGTAATTTTAATGAATTGGTCGGTCAAAATCACGTCTCTCGTGCTTTGACGAGCGCTTTAGAACGAGGACGTTTGCATCATGCATATTTGTTTACGGGGACTCGGGGGGTGGGTAAAACCACTATTGCCCGTATTTTGGCGAAATGTTTAAACTGTGAAACAGGTGTAACTGCAACTCCATGTGAAGTATGCCCGACATGTAAGGCAGTCAATGAGGGTCGTTTTATTGATTTGATTGAAATTGATGCGGCCTCAAGAACCAAAGTTGAAGATACACGAGAGCTTTTAGATAATGTCCCTTATGCACCGACACAAGGTCGTTTTAAAGTTTACTTGATTGATGAAGTACATATGTTATCAACGCATTCTTTTAATGCGTTATTAAAAACCTTGGAAGAGCCACCAGAGCATGTAAAATTCTTATTTGCAACGACAGATCCGCATAAATTACCGATAACGGTCATCTCACGCTGTTTGCAATTTACCTTAAGACCACTGGCAATTGATGAGATTACTCAGCATTTAAATCAAGTATTGTCTACAGAATCGATTGTTGCTGATTCAGATGCGATTTGGCAGATTGCAGAATCTGCACAAGGTTCATTACGTGATGCATTATCTTTAACCGATCAAGCCATTGCATATGGTCAAGGTGAAATTCATCATCAAGACATTAAAGAAATGCTGGGATTAATTGATCGAACGATTATTTATGACTTAATTTTGTCGATTCATCAAAATCAGCCAGCACGTGTAAGTGCATTATTATTACAATTTAGACAGCAAGCTTTAGATGTATCATTGGTTTTAGACCAGTTGATTTCGACTTTACATGAATTGGCTTTACTACAATATTTACCTGATTTAGCACTTAAATATAGTCATGAAGTTAATCAAAAAATTATGCAGTTATCGAGCTTGATTTCAGCAGCAGATTTACAGCTTTATTATCAAATCGCTTGTAAAGGTCGTGCAGAATTACAGCTTGCCGTGACACAAGAGCAAGGTTTTGAAATGTGTGTGTTACGGTTGCTGGCATTTAGGCCGATTTCTGTCAATGAGCTTCCAGATCAAGCATCTCAACCATCATTGGCAACACATTCTCAGCCATTGGTCGAAATGTTGCAGCCAACATCTGATGATGTCTTTGAGATGGAAAATACCACAGCTGCTAGTGTCGTAGAGAACGCACCATCTCCAGTAGCGATGGTCGCACAACCCTCTAGTGTATTTACGCCGTCTGAGGAGAATGAAAATCATCAAAATTTATGCAAAGTATCAGATGATCATTCATTAAAGCATAATGATGATATTCAGTTACAGCAATGTCAGGATCAACAAGCACAAAGTGAGTCAATTGTTTTTGATGCGACATCAGATGAGCTATTATTTGGTTTAGACATCGCATCTTCTGAAGTGACTGATATACAGCAGCATTGTGATAATGATGTTGTTTTAGAGGATTTTTCTGTCGAAAGTTCAATATCAGAAAGTCATCAGCTTGTGTCTAAGCAAACTATGGCTATAGATTGCAATACCGAACAGTCTGTCATGGAAAGTTTATGGGAGGAAACGGCTGTTGATTCTGACCGTGATATCGCCATACCTCAAGACGAATCTCCGCTAATAACAGTCGCATCATCCTGTATGCCACAAGATATTCTTCGTTTGTCTGAACAAGATTTACACGGTGAATGGACGGTTGAAAAATGGGAGTATTGGTTTCGGTATGCTGAATTATCGCCTGCAGTACAAGAGTTGGCACAGCATGGTATTATGACAGGCAACATTAATGGCGAGTCAATCTTTCATATTCCAGAGCAATATCAGGCCTTGTTAGATCAGTTGCAAGTTTATTTAGAACAGGCATTACAGCAACAATGGCCACAGACTGTTTTTGGTGTAAAATATGAAAATTTAACCTGTACGACACCTTACACTTTGCTCAACCAACGCAAACAAAAAGCATTCCAGCGTGCAAGTGAATTACTTCATCATGACTCAGTTGTGCAAAGCTTAATTCATAACTTTGATGCAGAATTACATAATATTCAGTTGAAATAG